Proteins from one Rosa chinensis cultivar Old Blush chromosome 7, RchiOBHm-V2, whole genome shotgun sequence genomic window:
- the LOC112178180 gene encoding stemmadenine O-acetyltransferase → MVDMEVNIVCRDTIKPVAASSSLHPHQKPCNLCIFDQLIPTTYVPMLFFYPIIDPNFNVPQTLAHLKTSLSHTLTQYYPFSGRTKNNLYIYNFDAGVPYVEARVKCHMFELFELQEIELLNRFVPFHPFRKETGSPDLLPLIAFQVSVFACGGISIGVSLSHKIFDAQTANIFLKSWASVFRRDHEEAIQSNLNLCQASSTFPASDNLPQKYLSFMESTWFEEKKYVTRRFVFDAKAIATLREKAKSELVPNPTRVETLTCFLWKHATFASRHGGTSRKASVLAHAVNLRRRLKPPMPDDAIGNLFWWATAVYNTTDKAETTDELCDLLKILHESLNGLDHDHFLDTLRGEEGRRAIFEYLDQLLEGMDSFDPTPEIYAFTSWINILDEVDFGWGKPIWIGVMGKVGPAFRNLTVFVKTQRDNGIEAWVTMDEKQMSIMEKDPQFLAFASPNPRILNV, encoded by the exons ATGGTGGACATGGAGGTAAATATAGTTTGCAGAGATACTATCAAACCCGTAGCTGCTTCCTCGTCACTTCATCCCCATCAAAAACCTTGCAATCTTTGCATCTTTGATCAGCTCATTCCAACAACTTATGTGCCTATGCTTTTCTTCTACCCCATTATTGACCCCAACTTCAACGTACCCCAGACCCTAGCCCATTTGAAAACCTCACTGTCACATACCCTCACTCAGTACTACCCATTTTCCGGGCGGACCAAAAACAACCTCTATATTTATAATTTTGATGCTGGTGTCCCCTACGTAGAGGCCCGAGTCAAATGTCACATGTTTGAGTTATTTGAGCTTCAAGAAATCGAGTTGCTCAATCGGTTTGTTCCGTTCCATCCATTTCGCAAGGAAACTGGATCTCCTGATCTGTTGCCCTTGATAGCATTTCAAGTCAGTGTTTTTGCTTGTGGTGGCATATCAATTGGGGTCTCTCTGTCTCACAAGATCTTTGACGCACAAACGGCAAATATTTTCCTCAAGTCTTGGGCTTCTGTTTTTCGTAGGGATCATGAAGAAGCAATACAATCAAACCTTAATCTCTGCCAAGCGTCATCAACTTTTCCAGCAAGTGATAATTTACCACAAAAATATCTTAGTTTCATGGAGAGCACGTGGTTCGAGGAAAAGAAGTATGTTACAAGGAGATTTGTGTTTGATGCTAAAGCCATAGCCACATTACGTGAGAAAGCAAAGAGCGAGCTTGTGCCCAATCCAACTCGTGTTGAGACACTCACTTGTTTTCTTTGGAAACATGCAACATTTGCTTCTAGACATG GTGGTACATCACGAAAAGCATCCGTATTAGCACATGCAGTGAACTTGAGGCGGCGACTGAAGCCACCAATGCCAGATGACGCCATTGGAAATCTATTTTGGTGGGCTACTGCAGTCTACAACACTACTGATAAGGCAGAGACTACTGATGAGTTGTGTGATTTGTTGAAGATATTACATGAATCTCTCAATGGACTTGACCATGATCATTTTTTGGATACATTGCGCGGAGAAGAGGGACGTCGAGCCATTTTTGAATACCTCGATCAATTGTTGGAGGGCATGGATTCCTTTGATCCAACACCAGAAATTTATGCGTTCACTAGCTGGATTAATAttctcgatgaagttgattttggatGGGGAAAGCCAATTTGGATTGGGGTCATGGGAAAAGTTGGACCTGCCTTTAGGAACCTCACTGTGTTCGTCAAAACACAAAGGGATAACGGCATTGAAGCATGGGTGACCATGGATGAAAAGCAAATGTCTATAATGGAAAAAGATCCTCAATTTTTAGCATTTGCTTCACCAAACCCTCGCATTTTAAATGTATGA
- the LOC112179824 gene encoding agamous-like MADS-box protein AGL12, with product MARGKVQMKKIENPVHRQVTFCKRRAGLLKKAKELSVLCDADIGVLIYSSHGKLFELATKGTMQGLIERYMKMKPARAPQAETAMETQTLDAKKEINLLKQEIEILQKGLRYMFGGGAGTMSLDELQVLEKHLELWIYHVRSAKMDILLQEIQLLRNSEGILTAANKYLQDKIEENSGVTNLIPMASDSPYPLTIPNDDIISILGSNFGLN from the exons ATGGCTCGTGGAAAGGTTCAGATGAAGAAGATCGAGAACCCGGTGCACCGACAGGTTACCTTCTGCAAGCGCCGAGCAGGGCTTctgaagaaggccaaggagcTTTCTGTGCTGTGTGATGCAGATATTGGAGTTCTTATTTACTCCTCCCATGGAAAGCTCTTTGAGCTAGCCACCAAAGG AACCATGCAAGGGCTTATTGAAAGGTACATGAAAATGAAGCCTGCTCGAGCACCTCAGGCTGAAACAGCCATGGAAACCCAGACTCTG GATGCAAAAAAGGAGATTAACTTGCTGAAACAAGAGATTGaaatactacaaaaaggtcTCAG GTATATGTTTGGAGGAGGTGCTGGGACAATGTCTTTGGATGAACTACAAGTGCTTGAAAAACATCTTGAACTTTGGATTTACCACGTGCGCTCGGCAAAG ATGGACATTTTGCTCCAAGAGATTCAGCTGTTGAGGAATTCA GAAGGAATACTGACAGCTGCAAATAAGTATCTTCAAgacaag ATTGAAGAGAACAGTGGAGTCACTAACCTTATACCAATGGCCTCTGATAGCCCATATCCACTAACCATACCAAATGATGACATAATTTCAATCCTAGGAAGCAACTTTGGCTTGAATTAG